In a genomic window of Brettanomyces nanus chromosome 1, complete sequence:
- a CDS encoding uncharacterized protein (EggNog:ENOG41) yields the protein MPTIDPELLAPLFKISDILLKRPGKVSIDSIKRLSNIYGFETFTDTLALENNGKEGDVKNNLVYNLSSHSGSPINAREVGLLVDRLSLSGKILLIDIDFLEGIVNNVSISSAINLQPIDGEVYDFLEGWNGVEPVENILLSNLRCNTLDQFNKNLRILSQFDRLSLNPPNDLFNFFSQLTYNLVTVHKYQEKKLEEHQQDFTNDPSCALNGDEVTRNFNEGYFGLGKILLNQQTKIGLFLKIWEDNRFVNRYLDEKKGVKTREVLTPYFIHFKITENIRNDTGEDKDEDKETGGVSAVTITSAVGVETTPHSITNGVSATGDVSTVDTMDETPETTKSAESSGIKVRWFDNGDWLINANDTALNSNLNSLVLELCPSIWIPQDLLMEFGLQDYEVRTTDNDFFNNNQQDFDDLNLDKFYSRINKNHAIELRLESGKTIRVTYLIGCPMVKIFKITFGRLTKLCDLVNSLRNWCLLNSLMRNLLEHRAKDMEIEAISNAEENGTSIAEAIPSVVAGDTTTTTKTTVSSTTDDTSGEKEDLGEMVEDLRLDDVMKEYASLLDQDRTDDVSSENGSAPDLLSIEDLESDEIALIKGNDTMKIKDGMVYSKDKENVRMAEILTKTEQLVEIL from the coding sequence ATGCCAACCATTGATCCGGAGTTACTGGCTCCTCTCTTTAAGATCTCGGAtattcttttgaagagaccAGGCAAAGTTAGTATTGATTCAATCAAGAGGCTCTCAAACATATATGGATTTGAGACATTTACTGATACGCTTGCATTGGAAAACAACGGCAAGGAAGGTGACGTGAAAAATAACCTTGTGTACAATCTGAGTTCGCACTCAGGATCACCAATTAACGCAAGAGAAGTGGGCCTCCTCGTGGATCGATTGTCCCTTAGTGGAAAGATCTTGCTTATTGATATAGACTTCCTTGAAGGTATAGTGAATAACGTTTCCATATCGAGCGCAATCAACTTGCAACCTATAGACGGCGAAGTATATGACTTCTTGGAAGGCTGGAATGGCGTGGAGCCCGTTGAAAATATCCTCTTAAGCAATCTTCGATGCAATACATTGGACCAGTTCAACAAGAATTTGAGAATTCTCAGCCAGTTTGACCGATTGTCGCTGAATCCCCCCAATGActtgttcaattttttCAGCCAGTTGACCTACAACTTGGTGACTGTTCATAAgtatcaagaaaagaagcttgagGAGCATCAACAAGATTTTACCAACGATCCATCCTGTGCATTAAATGGAGATGAAGTGACCCGAAACTTTAACGAGGGATACTTCGGTTTGGGGAAGATCTTACTGAATCAGCAGACGAAAATTGGATTGTTTTTGAAAATATGGGAGGACAATAGATTCGTAAACAGATACttagatgaaaagaagggtGTCAAAACTAGAGAGGTACTCACGCCGTAtttcatccacttcaaGATTACTGAAAATATCCGGAACGATACTGGAGAGgataaggatgaagataaagagacAGGAGGTGTATCAGCGGTGACCATAACATCTGCTGTAGGCGTGGAAACAACTCCACATTCAATTACTAATGGCGTTTCTGCAACTGGCGATGTATCTACTGTTGATACCATGGATGAAACCCCAGAAACCACAAAATCGGCTGAGAGTAGCGGGATTAAAGTTCGTTGGTTTGACAACGGAGATTGGCTGATAAATGCTAACGATACTGCCTTGAATTCTAACTTGAACTCGCTAGTTCTTGAATTATGCCCCAGTATATGGATTCCTCAGGATCTTCTGATGGAATTTGGATTACAAGATTATGAGGTCCGCACCACGGATAAcgatttcttcaacaacaatcAACAGGACTTTGATGACCTCAATTTGGATAAATTTTATTCTCGAATCAACAAAAATCACGCTATAGAATTAAGGCTTGAAAGTGGAAAGACAATAAGAGTCACCTACCTAATAGGATGTCCTATGGTCAAAATCTTTAAGATTACATTTGGTCGTCTCACCAAGTTATGCGATCTTGTTAATTCGCTTAGGAACTGGTGTCTCCTAAATAGCTTGATGCGCAATTTATTGGAGCATAGAGCAAAAGATATGGAAATTGAAGCAATATCCAATGCGGAGGAGAATGGAACTAGCATTGCGGAAGCTATCCCTAGTGTAGTTGCTGGAGATACCACTACCACTACGAAAACCACGGTATCCTCAACTACGGATGATACAAGTGGCGAAAAAGAGGATCTAGGAGAAATGGTTGAAGATCTTAGATTGGATGATGTGATGAAAGAGTATGCAAGCTTATTGGATCAGGATAGGACGGATGATGTCTCTTCCGAAAATGGATCAGCCCCAGACTTACTCTCCATCGAGGATCTTGAATCTGACGAGATTGCTCTCATTAAGGGTAACGATACTATGAAAATCAAAGACGGAATGGTCTACTCAAAAGACAAGGAAAACGTTAGAATGGCAGAAATTCTAACCAAGACAGAACAGTTGGTGGAAATATTGTAG